From Marivirga harenae, one genomic window encodes:
- the ggt gene encoding gamma-glutamyltransferase, with amino-acid sequence MKSISSFLITLLLSISLGFSQNHYGKNGMVSSASTYASQAGIEILKDGGNAVDASVATAFTLAVTWPFAGNLGGGGFMVIHTGEGNVTTFDFREKAPLASTKDMFLDEKGNLKSGSNHYSALAIGVPGTVAGLYDAHQKYGKIPWEKLLERAIQLAEYGFPLPKSLANDFLYFAKNLDQFPEMQSFIERDGQVVEFGEYWKQPALAETLKKIQKEGKTAFYEGEVAETMVEYIQSQDGIVTLEDLKQYEAIERAPIHSIFKNYELYGMPLPSSGGVAVTQMMNMWEHLEETPTMGSVQYYHTLAEIMRKAFKDRAQYLGDADFIDIPELEKLLSEDYAGELLKEVDFEQAGKSDSNDLQLISEGQETTHLSVMDQNGMAVSLTTTLEQGYGVKMQSPKLGFLFNNEMGDFNAVPEKTTNSGQIGTPANIIAPGKRMLSSMSPFIVMKNDIPFLVIGSPGGRTIINTVFQTILATTVYDFPMAEAIEAAKIHHQWLPDQITYEKYKMSPEALDALESMGHELQMRTFLGRLMGIKFNAETGYMEGAADSNSPDGGVASY; translated from the coding sequence ATGAAGAGTATTTCAAGTTTCCTCATTACTTTATTGCTTAGTATATCCTTGGGGTTTTCCCAAAACCACTACGGCAAAAACGGAATGGTATCTAGTGCATCTACCTATGCTTCTCAAGCTGGTATAGAAATTCTAAAAGATGGAGGCAATGCGGTGGACGCCTCTGTTGCTACTGCATTTACGTTAGCAGTTACATGGCCGTTTGCAGGAAATTTGGGCGGTGGTGGATTTATGGTCATTCATACAGGGGAAGGAAATGTCACCACTTTTGATTTTAGGGAAAAAGCACCATTGGCCTCCACCAAAGATATGTTCTTAGATGAAAAAGGGAATCTGAAATCCGGTAGCAATCATTATTCTGCTCTTGCAATTGGAGTACCAGGAACTGTAGCTGGTTTATATGATGCCCATCAAAAGTATGGTAAAATACCTTGGGAAAAGCTGTTAGAACGTGCCATTCAGTTAGCAGAATACGGCTTTCCGTTACCCAAATCTTTGGCAAACGATTTCCTATATTTTGCAAAAAATCTTGACCAATTTCCAGAAATGCAAAGTTTTATTGAGAGAGATGGACAAGTTGTCGAGTTTGGAGAGTACTGGAAGCAACCTGCTTTGGCGGAGACTTTAAAAAAGATTCAAAAAGAAGGTAAAACAGCCTTTTATGAAGGAGAAGTAGCAGAAACCATGGTCGAATATATCCAATCGCAGGATGGTATTGTCACTTTAGAGGACTTAAAGCAATATGAGGCGATCGAACGTGCCCCTATTCATTCTATCTTTAAGAATTATGAATTGTACGGGATGCCTTTACCAAGCTCTGGAGGTGTGGCTGTCACTCAAATGATGAATATGTGGGAGCATTTAGAAGAAACACCTACAATGGGTTCAGTTCAATACTATCATACTTTAGCCGAGATCATGCGCAAAGCATTCAAAGATCGGGCACAATATTTGGGTGATGCAGATTTCATTGATATACCGGAATTGGAAAAATTACTTTCCGAAGATTATGCTGGTGAACTATTGAAAGAAGTAGATTTTGAGCAAGCTGGTAAAAGCGACAGTAATGATCTTCAATTGATTTCCGAAGGACAAGAAACCACCCACTTATCGGTCATGGATCAAAATGGGATGGCAGTTTCTTTAACTACTACCTTAGAGCAAGGCTATGGGGTAAAAATGCAATCTCCTAAACTAGGCTTTTTATTCAATAATGAAATGGGAGATTTCAATGCCGTTCCTGAAAAAACTACTAATAGTGGACAGATTGGAACTCCAGCTAATATTATAGCACCGGGAAAAAGGATGTTATCCAGTATGAGTCCATTTATTGTAATGAAAAATGATATACCATTTTTAGTAATTGGCAGTCCTGGTGGTAGAACAATTATCAACACTGTTTTTCAAACCATTCTTGCCACCACAGTTTATGATTTCCCCATGGCTGAAGCCATAGAAGCAGCTAAAATTCATCACCAATGGCTGCCTGACCAAATTACTTATGAGAAATACAAAATGTCTCCTGAAGCAC